In Halovivax gelatinilyticus, the following are encoded in one genomic region:
- a CDS encoding ABC transporter substrate-binding protein — MSDRTPHTTRRTYLAATAGAASIAALAGCMGEDDSDAVVIGSNHPLTGDVARDGNHANEAVKLAAKHKNENGGIESLDGAEIEVVEGDNQGAQELGAEITTELVNDGADIVLGAVTSPATMSATQQADREQVPFVVTVGSDRDILTGRGLEYAYRPQPHQYGQAVDFAELHPEAIRNAGGTFDTIGLLYVDNTFGQETADGLRDHLPDAGVEIVEEQSYPFGPASLDTQITALEQADPDAISITSYVPGGQLAIQAMEEQDYWPDHIACCTSTTFADDDIFQELGDSVNGLTNTITTVDHSLDRYGEISDDYLEETGDQIGMVGGISYAATEVAIAAIEEAGSTDPDDVNEALSNIRVEDHLLAMPPIEFNDDGENENALTPVNQIQDMNSEIVSPEEYATSELQL, encoded by the coding sequence ATGAGTGATCGCACACCTCACACAACCAGACGTACATATCTCGCCGCGACCGCAGGGGCGGCGTCGATAGCTGCACTCGCCGGCTGCATGGGCGAAGACGACTCCGACGCGGTAGTCATCGGTTCGAATCATCCGTTAACGGGAGACGTCGCCCGCGACGGCAATCACGCGAATGAGGCCGTTAAGCTCGCCGCCAAACACAAGAACGAAAACGGCGGGATCGAATCGCTCGACGGCGCGGAGATCGAAGTCGTCGAAGGCGACAATCAGGGCGCACAGGAACTCGGCGCCGAGATCACCACCGAGCTGGTAAACGACGGCGCGGACATCGTCCTCGGAGCCGTCACCTCGCCGGCGACGATGTCGGCGACCCAGCAGGCAGACCGTGAACAGGTTCCGTTCGTCGTGACGGTCGGCTCCGATCGAGACATTCTGACCGGTCGCGGGCTCGAGTACGCCTACCGACCGCAGCCTCACCAGTACGGTCAGGCGGTCGACTTCGCCGAGTTGCACCCCGAGGCCATCCGAAACGCCGGCGGTACGTTCGATACCATCGGCCTGCTGTACGTCGACAACACGTTCGGACAGGAGACCGCCGATGGGCTTCGCGACCACCTCCCCGACGCAGGCGTCGAGATCGTCGAAGAGCAGTCCTACCCGTTCGGCCCGGCGAGTCTCGATACGCAGATTACCGCACTCGAACAGGCCGATCCGGACGCCATCAGCATCACGTCGTACGTCCCGGGCGGTCAACTCGCCATCCAGGCGATGGAAGAACAGGACTACTGGCCGGACCACATCGCCTGTTGCACCTCGACAACGTTCGCCGACGACGACATCTTCCAGGAACTCGGCGATTCGGTCAACGGACTCACCAACACGATCACCACCGTCGACCACTCGCTCGATCGCTACGGCGAAATCTCGGACGACTACCTGGAGGAGACGGGCGATCAGATCGGCATGGTCGGGGGGATCTCGTATGCGGCGACGGAAGTCGCGATCGCCGCGATCGAGGAGGCGGGAAGCACCGATCCGGACGACGTGAACGAGGCGCTCTCGAACATACGCGTGGAAGATCACCTCCTCGCGATGCCGCCGATCGAATTCAACGATGACGGCGAGAACGAGAACGCGCTGACGCCCGTCAACCAGATCCAGGACATGAACAGCGAGATCGTCTCGCCCGAGGAGTACGCGACGTCCGAACTGCAGCTCTAA
- a CDS encoding MaoC family dehydratase translates to MTRREPTAEQWYFEEIEVGETFAIPSKTITNTHFVTFAGLTGDFHPIHLDEHYAREETPFDSRVAHGMMITMFTIVGASSLSDHLHESAIAFLNQSSGFLNPVFEGDTIYPELEVSEKEDKGGKGIVTLASRVFNQNDEQVLEGELEILVKKRKGGD, encoded by the coding sequence ATGACACGGCGTGAACCCACGGCCGAGCAGTGGTACTTCGAAGAGATCGAGGTCGGAGAGACGTTCGCGATCCCTTCGAAGACGATCACGAACACACACTTCGTCACGTTCGCCGGCCTCACCGGCGACTTCCACCCGATCCACCTAGACGAACACTACGCACGCGAAGAAACCCCGTTCGACAGCCGGGTCGCCCACGGCATGATGATCACGATGTTCACCATCGTCGGTGCCTCTTCGCTCTCGGACCATCTCCACGAGTCGGCGATCGCGTTTCTCAACCAGTCCTCGGGCTTTCTGAATCCGGTATTCGAAGGTGACACGATCTATCCCGAACTCGAAGTGAGCGAGAAAGAAGACAAGGGTGGAAAGGGGATCGTCACCCTCGCCTCTCGCGTCTTCAACCAGAACGACGAACAGGTTCTCGAGGGCGAACTCGAGATCCTGGTAAAAAAGCGCAAGGGTGGCGACTGA
- a CDS encoding acyl-CoA dehydrogenase family protein — protein MDFSESQTQSLVREMVRDVSTEFDRAYWVEHVETGRFPRAYWDRLAEQGLVGAAVPEAYGGEGMGVLELALIVEELDRAGAGGQAGVLFTLTPVFGGVTLAAHGSDDQRNRYLPSIADGSAIFSLGLTEPNAGTNTLRLETTADRDGNSFLIDGTKTFISGFETADVLVLAARTSPYEPADPTHGITTFLVENPSDCPAIDGTALDTQVPWAERQHHLSIDGLSVPAECVLGEVDAGLDVLWSAINVERIATAAGSLGVGLRAIDLAVEYANDRTVFDEPIGAHQAIQHPLADAYAALHTARLATYEAAWRYDRGESAATAANVAKLRASEAATAAADAAIQTHGGNGFTREYEVFDLWQNARLWQTSPVANEMVRNYLAEHELGLPRSY, from the coding sequence ATGGACTTCTCGGAGTCGCAAACCCAGTCGCTCGTCCGCGAGATGGTCAGGGACGTCTCGACCGAGTTCGATCGAGCGTACTGGGTCGAACACGTCGAAACGGGCCGGTTTCCGCGAGCCTACTGGGATCGGCTGGCCGAACAGGGACTCGTGGGTGCGGCCGTTCCCGAAGCCTACGGCGGCGAGGGAATGGGCGTTCTCGAACTCGCGTTGATCGTCGAGGAACTCGATCGGGCGGGGGCGGGCGGACAGGCGGGCGTCCTCTTTACGCTCACGCCGGTGTTCGGCGGAGTCACGCTCGCCGCACACGGAAGCGACGACCAGCGCAATCGCTACCTGCCGTCGATCGCAGACGGCAGTGCGATCTTTTCGCTCGGATTGACGGAACCGAACGCCGGGACGAACACGCTCCGGCTGGAGACGACCGCCGACCGTGACGGGAACTCGTTTTTGATAGACGGGACGAAAACGTTCATAAGTGGGTTCGAGACGGCGGACGTGTTGGTGCTCGCCGCCCGGACGAGCCCGTACGAGCCGGCCGATCCCACACACGGAATCACGACGTTCCTCGTCGAGAATCCGTCGGACTGTCCGGCGATCGACGGAACCGCCCTCGACACGCAGGTGCCGTGGGCCGAGCGCCAGCATCACCTCTCCATCGACGGGCTCTCCGTTCCGGCCGAGTGCGTCCTCGGCGAGGTCGACGCCGGCCTCGACGTCCTCTGGTCTGCGATCAACGTCGAACGGATCGCGACGGCGGCGGGTTCGCTCGGCGTCGGCCTGCGGGCGATCGACCTCGCGGTCGAATACGCGAACGATCGGACGGTCTTCGACGAGCCGATCGGCGCCCACCAGGCCATCCAGCATCCGCTCGCCGACGCCTACGCCGCGCTCCACACCGCTCGCCTCGCGACGTACGAGGCGGCCTGGCGCTACGACCGGGGCGAATCCGCCGCGACGGCGGCTAACGTCGCGAAGCTCCGGGCGAGCGAGGCGGCGACGGCGGCGGCCGACGCGGCGATCCAGACCCACGGAGGTAACGGCTTCACCCGCGAATACGAGGTCTTCGACCTCTGGCAAAACGCTCGTCTCTGGCAGACCTCGCCGGTCGCAAACGAGATGGTCAGAAACTACCTGGCAGAACACGAACTCGGCCTCCCCCGATCGTACT
- a CDS encoding VOC family protein yields the protein MPQVVGIDHVGIAVTDLDEAVETFESLLGDDAEVHRIDPGKEYDDDGNVVEEIRFAYLDSGNGVMLELMQPGTVGEGAIGRYLEQNGEGIHHVSMWVEPKSEFAQFFEVLSELGFATVGDEPWRSDPRAERDNVYTYLHPKSAHGTLIELISPYEVEDGVMQTRETAEDAGRDWPIDG from the coding sequence ATGCCACAAGTCGTAGGTATCGACCACGTCGGTATCGCGGTTACCGATCTGGACGAAGCGGTCGAGACGTTCGAGTCGCTGCTCGGCGACGACGCCGAGGTCCACCGAATCGATCCGGGCAAAGAGTACGACGACGACGGAAACGTCGTCGAGGAGATTCGATTCGCCTACCTCGATTCCGGTAACGGCGTCATGCTCGAACTCATGCAGCCGGGGACGGTCGGCGAAGGTGCGATCGGACGCTACCTCGAACAAAACGGCGAGGGGATCCACCACGTGAGCATGTGGGTCGAACCGAAGAGCGAGTTCGCCCAGTTCTTCGAGGTGCTCTCGGAACTCGGCTTCGCGACCGTCGGCGACGAACCCTGGCGATCGGATCCGCGCGCAGAGCGCGACAACGTCTACACCTACCTCCACCCGAAGTCCGCCCACGGTACCCTGATCGAACTCATCTCGCCGTACGAGGTCGAAGACGGCGTCATGCAGACCCGGGAGACGGCCGAAGACGCCGGGCGCGACTGGCCGATCGATGGCTGA
- a CDS encoding acyl-CoA dehydrogenase family protein translates to MGFELTPEHELIQQTVSEIAGQYDESYWQDVRMNERFAEELYQDLADGGWLGLPFPEELGGEEMGLTEVVLVMEALAEEGAWELSGALILSLIFGGIGLVEHGTDEQISRYVPDIIDGKSKWAIAVTEPDAGSNTANISTVAERDGDEFVVNGHKQFISGLELADRMLLLARTAPPGEGDSPFDGMTMFIVDPEADGVEYSEIPLDIYYRDRTFDVHLDDVRLAEDQVLGEVGEGMYQMFATLNTERITAAAEAWGMGRWSLDRAVAQANERVVWDEPIGAHQAIQHPLADAHADLVSSKHLTREAAWRYDNDVGNVGEISNIANLQAGKAAWAACEAAMTTFGGMSVAAELGLGAAWGTVRHYRTAPVSEEMIRNYIAQHSLGLPRSY, encoded by the coding sequence ATGGGTTTCGAGCTAACGCCAGAACACGAACTGATTCAACAGACCGTCTCGGAGATCGCCGGCCAGTACGACGAGTCCTACTGGCAGGACGTGCGGATGAACGAGCGATTCGCCGAGGAACTCTACCAGGATCTGGCCGACGGCGGCTGGCTGGGACTGCCGTTTCCGGAGGAACTGGGCGGCGAGGAGATGGGGCTCACCGAGGTCGTTCTCGTGATGGAGGCGCTCGCCGAAGAGGGTGCCTGGGAACTCTCCGGGGCGCTCATTCTCAGCCTGATCTTCGGGGGAATCGGCCTCGTCGAACACGGGACGGACGAACAGATTTCCCGTTACGTTCCGGACATCATCGACGGCAAGAGCAAGTGGGCGATCGCCGTCACCGAACCAGACGCCGGGTCGAACACGGCGAACATCTCGACCGTCGCCGAGCGAGACGGCGACGAGTTCGTCGTCAACGGCCACAAGCAGTTCATCTCCGGACTCGAACTGGCCGACCGGATGCTGTTACTCGCCCGAACCGCCCCGCCGGGCGAGGGAGACTCCCCGTTCGACGGGATGACGATGTTCATCGTCGATCCCGAAGCCGACGGCGTCGAGTACAGTGAGATTCCACTCGACATCTACTATCGCGACCGGACGTTCGACGTACACCTAGACGACGTCCGACTCGCCGAAGACCAGGTTCTGGGGGAGGTTGGCGAGGGGATGTACCAGATGTTCGCGACGCTCAACACCGAGCGGATCACGGCTGCCGCCGAGGCGTGGGGAATGGGCCGCTGGTCGCTCGACCGGGCGGTAGCGCAGGCGAACGAACGGGTCGTCTGGGACGAACCGATCGGCGCCCATCAGGCCATCCAGCACCCACTGGCGGACGCGCACGCTGATCTCGTCTCCTCGAAACACCTCACTCGGGAGGCGGCCTGGCGCTACGACAACGACGTGGGCAACGTCGGCGAAATCTCGAACATCGCGAACCTGCAGGCAGGAAAGGCCGCCTGGGCGGCGTGCGAGGCCGCGATGACGACGTTCGGAGGGATGTCGGTTGCCGCCGAACTCGGCCTCGGCGCTGCCTGGGGAACAGTCCGTCACTACCGGACGGCCCCGGTTTCCGAAGAGATGATCAGAAACTACATCGCCCAGCACTCGCTGGGACTTCCCCGGTCGTACTGA
- a CDS encoding archaea-specific SMC-related protein, whose amino-acid sequence MSDLELTVEDVGGIDRLTFRTGTGVTLVAGPNATNKSSLLRAVLFGVGADDVTVRTNADRARVELEIDGDRVERVAERTRHGLSIEGAGHVTDDRETLLLERFAGLTATNALRRAIDRGDDVENLLTEPLDVETLERERHEKLDRKRELERTIGELEGTTDEIERVRDERERAIERRDELDEEIERLAATQRSTDDELESLREERADRIAERDRLRERVRELEGSVDRLDERVDERAEELTEAEAAVETEDLDELTRERERLEAELETIDERLEVLQSVLSTNREMLESGARGSLGYEASLSGDALTCWTCGSDVPVETIEETTDEVADLVEAEKERRREFTPELDAVTDAIDDAERARRRVERCREELADAERTRDERRSSLESQRERLETVRNRVDELDAEIADREAETDAEADGELERARIERETARHEIDRLEDRITDLEGDQDRLEEAREAIETLSSEIATLTERIESRERELREAFNDAMDDLLGALSFERVERVWLDGDFDVVIARTVDGAVREDRLEHLAESEREMIGLVLGLAGYLAYDVAEISPVVTLDSLGAFDADRTASLVEYFADRTPYLLAAVHPEQATELPYEQVSLEAERVSD is encoded by the coding sequence GTGAGTGACCTCGAACTGACCGTCGAGGACGTCGGCGGCATCGATCGGCTCACGTTCCGGACGGGCACCGGCGTCACGCTCGTCGCCGGGCCGAACGCGACGAACAAGAGCTCACTGCTTCGCGCCGTCCTCTTCGGCGTCGGGGCCGACGACGTCACCGTTCGGACGAACGCCGACCGGGCCCGCGTCGAACTCGAGATCGACGGTGATCGCGTCGAACGAGTCGCCGAGCGGACCCGGCACGGCCTGTCAATCGAGGGAGCGGGCCACGTCACCGACGACCGCGAAACGCTGCTTCTCGAACGCTTCGCCGGGCTCACCGCGACGAACGCGCTCCGTCGAGCGATAGACCGCGGGGACGACGTCGAGAACCTGTTGACCGAGCCACTCGACGTCGAGACGCTCGAACGCGAGCGCCACGAGAAGCTCGACCGAAAGCGCGAACTCGAACGGACGATCGGCGAACTCGAGGGAACGACGGACGAGATCGAACGGGTTCGGGACGAGCGCGAGCGCGCCATCGAGCGACGCGACGAACTCGACGAGGAGATCGAACGCCTCGCCGCGACACAGCGATCGACCGACGACGAACTCGAATCGCTCCGAGAAGAGCGCGCCGACCGAATCGCAGAGCGTGATCGACTCCGCGAGCGCGTTCGAGAACTCGAAGGGTCCGTCGACCGTCTCGACGAGCGCGTCGACGAGCGGGCCGAGGAGCTCACCGAGGCCGAGGCCGCGGTCGAAACCGAAGACCTCGACGAACTGACGCGCGAGCGCGAGCGCCTCGAAGCCGAACTCGAGACGATCGACGAGCGCCTCGAGGTCCTCCAGTCGGTACTCTCGACGAATCGGGAGATGCTCGAATCCGGCGCCCGCGGCTCGCTCGGGTACGAGGCCTCCCTCTCGGGCGACGCACTCACTTGCTGGACGTGCGGCTCGGACGTTCCGGTCGAAACGATCGAGGAGACGACCGACGAGGTGGCCGATCTCGTCGAAGCCGAAAAGGAGCGCCGTCGCGAGTTCACGCCCGAGCTCGACGCGGTCACCGACGCCATCGATGACGCAGAACGCGCCCGGCGTCGCGTCGAGCGCTGCCGGGAGGAACTCGCCGACGCCGAGCGCACGCGCGACGAGCGCCGGTCGTCGCTCGAGAGTCAACGCGAACGGCTCGAAACCGTTCGAAATCGGGTCGACGAACTCGACGCCGAGATCGCCGACCGGGAGGCGGAGACGGACGCCGAGGCGGACGGCGAGCTCGAACGGGCCCGGATCGAGCGCGAAACCGCTCGCCACGAGATCGACCGGCTCGAGGACCGAATTACCGACCTGGAGGGCGACCAGGATCGCCTCGAAGAGGCGCGTGAGGCGATCGAAACGCTCTCTTCGGAGATCGCGACGCTGACCGAGCGGATCGAGAGCCGCGAGCGCGAGCTGCGCGAGGCGTTCAACGACGCGATGGACGACCTCCTCGGGGCGCTCTCGTTCGAGCGGGTCGAGCGGGTCTGGCTCGACGGCGACTTCGACGTCGTGATCGCCCGGACCGTCGACGGCGCCGTCCGCGAGGATCGACTCGAACACTTAGCCGAGAGCGAGCGCGAGATGATCGGGCTCGTCCTCGGACTGGCCGGCTACCTCGCCTACGACGTCGCGGAGATCTCGCCGGTCGTCACGCTCGACTCGCTCGGCGCGTTCGACGCCGATCGAACCGCCAGCCTCGTCGAGTACTTCGCAGACCGGACGCCGTATCTGCTGGCGGCTGTCCACCCGGAACAGGCGACCGAGTTACCGTACGAACAGGTGTCGCTCGAGGCCGAGCGGGTTTCCGACTGA
- a CDS encoding acyl-CoA thioesterase, protein MSLEHEWTVRFGDVDLAGVIYYPGLFDRFVRTVEDAMAAAGYPFATMLEDAVGMPIVHAEADLHRPIRLGETVTIAVTPTVGETSVRFAFECTVDGDVVAEGEQVQTLIDLESFDPIAVPDDLAVALEALGADD, encoded by the coding sequence ATGAGCCTCGAACACGAGTGGACGGTTCGCTTCGGCGACGTCGACCTCGCGGGCGTGATCTACTATCCTGGACTCTTCGATCGCTTCGTCCGGACCGTCGAGGACGCCATGGCCGCGGCCGGCTACCCGTTCGCGACGATGCTCGAAGACGCCGTCGGGATGCCGATCGTCCACGCAGAGGCCGACCTCCATCGGCCGATCCGACTCGGCGAGACGGTGACGATCGCGGTGACGCCGACTGTCGGCGAGACGTCGGTTCGCTTCGCATTCGAGTGTACCGTCGACGGCGACGTCGTCGCCGAGGGCGAGCAGGTCCAGACACTGATCGACCTCGAGTCGTTCGACCCGATCGCGGTCCCCGACGACCTCGCCGTCGCGCTCGAAGCGCTCGGGGCGGACGATTGA
- a CDS encoding Zn-ribbon domain-containing OB-fold protein produces MSDAWEPRPVPDVTPETAEYWAAAADGDLLVGTCEACEAVFHYPRAHCPDCFSEAVSTTTAAGTARLYTFASPERIEGWPDEHRPLIVAQVELDEGPRLITNVVDADPSALSIGDRVAVRFVPTDRDDVAIPVFEPVD; encoded by the coding sequence GTGAGCGACGCGTGGGAGCCCCGCCCGGTGCCGGACGTGACGCCGGAGACTGCCGAATACTGGGCGGCCGCCGCCGACGGTGATCTGCTCGTCGGCACCTGTGAGGCGTGCGAGGCCGTATTTCACTACCCGCGGGCCCACTGCCCTGATTGCTTCTCTGAAGCTGTATCGACGACCACGGCCGCGGGCACGGCCCGGCTCTACACGTTCGCTTCACCCGAACGCATCGAGGGCTGGCCAGACGAACATCGACCGCTGATCGTCGCCCAGGTCGAACTCGACGAGGGTCCGCGACTGATCACCAACGTCGTCGATGCCGACCCGTCGGCGCTCTCGATCGGCGACCGAGTCGCGGTCCGGTTCGTCCCGACCGACCGTGACGACGTGGCGATCCCGGTGTTCGAGCCGGTCGACTGA
- a CDS encoding enoyl-CoA hydratase/isomerase family protein, which produces MTASNGGTVRYTAEGPIATIVFDRPSRRNALTREMVETFLASIRAAEERPEIRAIVVAGADGDFCAGGDIDELIPAYVDDIDDESFGPDDELFAFALRYESISTPIVAAVTGACIGAGMELLHATDIRIAGESAEFGHQEPRWGLFPAGGATVRLPRQVPYCRAMEYLLTGDRFDAEHARQAGLVNEVVPSADVRDRARTVAESIAANSPTAVAAIKSSVVGGLDRRMTDAFALEAELAREAWTSADAAEGIAAFREGRPPSFDDGSSDAD; this is translated from the coding sequence ATGACGGCTTCGAACGGTGGAACCGTCCGTTACACTGCCGAGGGACCGATCGCGACCATCGTCTTCGACCGTCCGTCGCGTCGAAACGCGCTCACCCGCGAGATGGTAGAGACGTTTCTCGCGTCGATTCGGGCGGCCGAGGAGCGACCGGAGATCAGAGCGATCGTCGTCGCCGGTGCCGATGGCGACTTCTGTGCGGGCGGCGACATCGACGAGCTGATTCCAGCGTACGTCGACGACATCGACGACGAGTCGTTCGGGCCGGACGACGAACTGTTCGCCTTCGCCCTTCGGTACGAGTCGATTTCGACGCCGATCGTCGCGGCGGTCACCGGTGCCTGCATCGGGGCCGGGATGGAACTGCTCCACGCGACCGATATCAGGATCGCCGGCGAGTCGGCCGAATTCGGCCACCAGGAGCCGCGGTGGGGGCTGTTTCCCGCCGGCGGTGCCACGGTTCGCCTGCCGCGGCAGGTGCCCTACTGTCGAGCGATGGAGTACCTGCTGACCGGCGATCGATTCGACGCCGAACACGCCCGCCAGGCCGGTCTGGTCAACGAGGTCGTCCCCTCGGCGGACGTCCGAGACCGGGCCCGCACCGTCGCCGAGTCGATCGCTGCGAACAGTCCGACAGCCGTCGCAGCGATCAAGTCGTCCGTCGTGGGCGGTCTCGACCGACGGATGACGGACGCGTTCGCCCTCGAAGCTGAACTGGCCCGGGAAGCCTGGACGAGCGCCGACGCCGCGGAGGGAATCGCCGCGTTCCGCGAGGGGCGACCACCGTCGTTCGACGATGGCTCGTCCGACGCCGACTGA
- the rdfA gene encoding rod-determining factor RdfA, with product MTDYGCKVCRVLDERELEGYDETLLDRWLADGPGRMGYRALARWLNTTMLRREMDMAGLTTLGDEAASKYDRLTADDDTVSAEVRSSLRTDGVPIDELEADFVSYGVVRTHLTECLGAERDPEPDSDWERDALSITRQHAETKAAEAIRSLENKGELEAVGDISVNVTFELECAETHRTVALERALRRGYISRPESDSADLEASVSTGGDGS from the coding sequence ATGACCGACTACGGCTGCAAGGTGTGTCGCGTGCTGGACGAACGCGAGCTAGAGGGATACGACGAAACGTTACTCGATCGGTGGCTCGCCGACGGTCCGGGTCGTATGGGCTATCGCGCGCTGGCCCGGTGGCTCAACACGACGATGCTCCGTCGAGAGATGGACATGGCCGGCCTCACGACACTCGGCGACGAAGCGGCCTCGAAGTACGATCGGCTCACGGCGGACGACGACACCGTTTCCGCCGAGGTTCGGTCGTCGCTCCGGACCGACGGGGTTCCGATCGACGAACTGGAAGCCGATTTCGTCTCCTACGGCGTCGTTCGAACCCACCTCACCGAGTGTCTCGGAGCCGAACGCGACCCGGAACCCGACTCCGATTGGGAACGAGACGCCCTCTCGATCACGCGCCAGCACGCCGAGACGAAGGCGGCAGAAGCGATCCGATCGCTCGAAAACAAAGGCGAACTCGAAGCAGTCGGTGACATCTCGGTCAACGTCACCTTCGAACTCGAGTGCGCCGAGACCCACCGGACAGTGGCGCTAGAACGAGCGCTCCGTCGCGGCTACATCAGCCGGCCGGAGTCAGACAGCGCCGACCTGGAGGCGAGCGTCTCGACGGGAGGTGACGGCTCGTGA
- a CDS encoding thiolase domain-containing protein encodes MGADAYIAGAYEHPTREAPETSTMQLHAAVARGALDDAGLSLVDVDGYLTAGVPEYTFALQPLTMADYLGLDVSFVDSTDVGGSSYLSHVGHAVSAIRDGTCDVALITLAGRPRSRAQATGSGVRELRTMQDSFERIYGSTPISQYAMTARRHAHEYGTTREQLAAIRVAASRHAQYNDDAMYPDPVTVEDVIDSPPVAEPLHLLDCCVISDGGGALVVVSEEVASQLDREAVPVLGHGEAIGHRDGGRADVTRTAARESGSRAFEEAGLEPADVDYVSIYDSFTITVLLALEDLGFCEKGAGGEFVEGGTLEAPDGDLPFNTDGGSLCSNHPGNRGGMTKVIEAVRQLRGEAATPVQVDADVALAHGTGGVLGTRHSASTLVLGGTEP; translated from the coding sequence ATGGGCGCTGACGCCTACATCGCCGGGGCGTACGAACACCCGACACGCGAGGCGCCGGAGACGTCGACGATGCAACTGCACGCGGCGGTCGCTCGCGGAGCCCTCGACGACGCCGGCCTCTCGCTCGTCGACGTTGACGGCTACCTGACGGCGGGCGTCCCGGAGTACACCTTCGCGCTCCAGCCGCTGACGATGGCCGACTACCTCGGACTCGACGTCTCGTTCGTCGATTCGACCGACGTCGGTGGCTCGTCCTACCTGAGCCACGTCGGCCACGCGGTCTCGGCGATCCGAGACGGCACGTGCGACGTCGCGCTGATCACTCTCGCAGGTCGACCGCGCTCGCGGGCGCAAGCCACCGGTTCCGGCGTTCGGGAACTCCGGACGATGCAAGATAGTTTCGAGCGCATCTACGGCTCGACGCCCATCTCACAGTACGCGATGACCGCGCGTCGCCACGCTCACGAGTACGGAACGACGCGCGAGCAACTGGCGGCGATCCGCGTCGCTGCGTCCCGCCACGCCCAGTACAACGACGACGCGATGTACCCCGACCCGGTCACCGTCGAGGACGTCATCGACTCGCCGCCGGTGGCCGAGCCGCTCCACCTCCTCGACTGTTGTGTCATCTCGGACGGCGGCGGTGCCCTGGTCGTCGTCTCCGAAGAGGTCGCCTCACAGCTAGACCGGGAGGCGGTTCCCGTTCTGGGCCACGGCGAGGCGATCGGCCACCGCGACGGCGGGCGCGCCGACGTGACGCGGACGGCCGCACGCGAGTCGGGATCGCGGGCGTTCGAGGAGGCCGGACTGGAGCCGGCCGACGTCGACTACGTCTCGATCTACGACTCGTTCACCATCACCGTCTTGCTCGCACTCGAGGATCTGGGATTCTGCGAGAAGGGTGCCGGCGGCGAGTTCGTCGAAGGCGGGACGCTCGAAGCGCCCGACGGCGACCTCCCGTTCAACACCGACGGCGGCAGCCTCTGTTCGAACCATCCCGGTAACCGCGGTGGCATGACGAAGGTCATCGAGGCGGTCCGCCAACTGCGTGGCGAGGCGGCCACGCCGGTGCAAGTCGACGCGGACGTGGCGCTCGCCCACGGCACCGGCGGCGTCCTGGGGACGAGACACAGCGCGTCGACGCTCGTGCTCGGGGGGACCGAACCGTGA